The Atribacter laminatus genome contains the following window.
AGACGCTGGAGGATTTCAGAATCAGGAATATACCGTTGTCCCATGAAACGAAATTGGGCTGTACTTGGGATGAGATAAAGCTCGGTTTTGATACGTTTCTTTTTGGAATATATCTCTTCCGCCATTTTTTGGGCTTCAGCAAGCTTGATTGGGTCGGCAAGGTCTTCATAAGGTGTATTCTCCCCATAAACGGTATCAAGTATTATTTTATACTCTTGTGGTCCAAGGTCATCGGAAAGTCCAACATAAAACACCGTTGGTTCGTAGATCGTTTCCCAAAGATCGATCAATTTTGAATTATTATAGGAATTATCAAAGAGCTGCTTTGTAATAATCAATGATTGAAGGAGATCAGTTTGCTGATCGGCTAGGAAATAATTCTGTCCATACCACATCAGCGCCATAAAATAACGCTTTAATTCTTCCGATCGAGTATAATGACCGCGAATAATAAACTGACTATAGTCCATATCATGTTTAATATCTGGATTAAAGTCGGGGTTAAAAATCTCAGAGTTTTCTCGACCGACCGCGCCTAAGCTTTTATCGATTTCCGATTGAATGATATCTTGGATGCCATGGGGATAGGATGCTTCTGATTTGTTTAAAAAGAGTTGAGGAACGGCAAAATAGGCAATATTTCTTAAAGCTGCGCGCTGAATGTCTTTATTTTCAGCTTTTTCAAATAAGGATTTAGAAAGTTCTAACATTTGATTGGTAAGTTCTTTAACAACCGGGAAGAGTTTTTCGGATTCTAAATTTCGTAGGGTAAAGTCAAAAAAGATATGATAGAGCTGAAGAATCGCATCAGTTGTTATAAAATTAGCTACACCATAGTAGTTGTTGTTTTCGTAAAGCCAAAAAAACTGTTCATAGGGTGCAGGTTGCCATTCTACATCCTCACTTTCAGGATCTGGATAACGGCAAGGGAAAATAGTGAAGCCGAATTGAGAAAGTCTTTCCAAATCTTCAGATGCTAATTCCCCAAATTGCCAAAGATTGATGATATTATCGGTGTTAATCTTTTTCATTCCGTTGATTTCAATAAAATTTTGTTGGAGAAGTTCCTTTTCTTTTTCAAGTAGGGCCTCGATATTTTTACGATCAATTTCGGTCAATCGATCATCGGAATAGGTTACTGTCCCATCTTCATTGACTCCAATTTGGTACCAATCTTTAGACCGGAAGTAGTTATTCAATTCGTAGGTTTTAAAAGGTCGACCTCTTTTTGCAAATATCTCATTCCGCATCATATAAATCTGTGGTAGGGTTTTCCCTTCCAACTCTTGAGGAGTAATCACCTGTTCCTCGGTAAATCCAACTGTAGACACCAGCAAAACGAGGAAAAAGATAATGAAAATAGACTTATTGGATTTCATTGAAATCCCTCCCTTCAAAACAAAATTCAGCAATACTGTTTATTAATAAATTTTTACCTAAAATTGCAATTCCCCTAAAGCCAAATCCAGTCCATTCATAGGCCATAATTCGTTTTAAACCATCTTTTTGATACTCAAGAGCAATTAATTCGGTTAAGCCGTCATGGTTGGAATCCCAAAAATTAAAATCAAGAAATGGCGAAGAAAGTCTAGAACCAAGCCACTTAGGAAAAATCATTCCCTTTTCCCACGCATAAATAAATAATCGATTGTCAAAGACGGGATGAAATTGTGCTTTTTTCCAAACCCCAACCGCTACCTCTGGCCTTCCATCACCTTCAACATCACACATAAGGATTTTCCAAGGATTCAATTGGCGATTATTATCGATCCATTTTTCCTGAAATTTTCCTCCTTCATACTTATAACATGCGAGTCTTTCTCCCCGAATTTCACCTTCCCTTCCTAAAATGACGAAAACAACTTTTTCATCTGAATACAGGCAGCCATCGACAATAATCCAAGGCTCCATTAAGTATCGATCTATAAGGACATTATTATTATCGGCCATTTCCAGGGAATCATGATAGATATTAATGAAGATTTGATCGTGATCAAATGTTTTTATTGGGATTTTTGCTTGGGAACATCCAAAAGCTATGAATAAAAAACCAAATACAGTAAAAATTATATAAATCAATTTTTTCAGCATCATATTAATCATCTTGAGAGATTCTTTCTATCTGAAATATTATTCGTAATATAAGGTACATTACACAAATTCATAGGAATTATACGCTCCTCCTTAATATACATTATTTAAGCCTCATTTTAGTTTACCAGATAAAATTTTTTTTTACTCATCTATTTTAAAATTCTATTAAGTGTTAACAATTACAGAATATTGCTTTATTAATTATATATTCCTATAATGCCGATATTATATAGAATATAATGTGTATAAAGGTATTGACAAATGATTAAATATATAATATTGTGTAAACGCTAACATGTAAGCGGTTACAAATAGTATCTCTTTAACATTGTTTGAAGGTATAATCCATAACGAGATGGTTTACCAAGAATGATGTTAAAGGTAGGTTAAAAATTATGGACAAAAATCATAACAAGAAATTAAAAAGACGTGCGACATTATTTGATGTCGCTAAGCTTTCCGGAGTATCAACCGGTACCATATCGAGAATACTCAATAATCATCATTCGGTAAGTGAAGAATCACGAAAAAAAGTTGAAGAGGCGATTAAGAAACTAAACTATGTCCCTCTCTCTGCAGCTCGAAGCTTAGCGAAGGGAGTCTCCAATACTATTATGTTATCGATTATTGAAGAAAACCCCATTCTTCCTTCTACTTGGCGCTATGAGCTTCCAGTTGTTCAGGGAATTTATGATTACTTAAAAAAGACATCCTACAACCTTCAAATTGGAATTAGTTTTGTTGAAGAAGCACAAAAATCAAAATTTTTCGAAAATCTAATTAAAGATAAATATATCGATGGGCTATTGATTCTTGGTTCTTGGCCTATAAATTACCGGTCTTTACTCTATTTAGAGGATAGGAGTATTCCTTATGTATTAATTGGATGCAAATCAACCGTTCCAACTCGAGTGGAAATTAATTTTGATAATCACGGAGCCATTGTTCAAGTTATAGATTATCTTGTACAGCTTGGCCATACCAAATTTGCTTTGATAGGAGGATTTGCGGATCAGCTGCACATGGTCGATCGGGCGAATGGTTTTCGAGATGCTTTAACAAAAAGAAACCTAAGAATTTATGAAAATTTAATAAAGTTTGGCGATTATCAGATCGAGAGTGGGTACCAGTTAATGCTCGGCTTATTTAATGAATACCCCAAACCTACTGCGATTATATGCGGTAATGACTTTATGGCAGCTGGTGTCATAAAAGCTATCCATGATAAAGGTTATAAAGTTCCAGAGGATATTTCAGTAGTTGGGTTTGACGACAATGAAGTTGCAAAAGTCATTAGCCCACCCTTAACCACCATTAGAGTTCCGGTTTTTGAAATGGGGAGCTTGGCAGTCGAAAAATTATGTACCATGGTTCAGAGCAATCGAAAACTTAAAGAAATCACCATTCTGCCCTGTGAAACCATTATTCGTTCATCAACTGGAAAAAGCAAGGAAAAATAATAAAGGGAATAGATAAGGAGGTTTCTGAGTGAGCAAAATAACAGAAATTGAATTAAATCTTCAACATGATTCGGACGATATTGATTATAGTTCATTGCCAATACTCGATGAGAAAGATTATCAGTTTAGAATAAAGTCATTACTTCAACTAGCTTCGTCTCAAGATTATACACATTTAATTATATATGGTGATCGTGAGCATTACTCCAATATCCATTTTTTAACTGGATATGATCCTCGCTTCGAAGAAGCCCTTCTCATTCTTTCCCTGGAACAAGAACCAACACTTATAGTGGGAAATGAGGGATTAGATTATTCAGCAATTATTCCCTTTAATCTTCAAAAAGTTCTATTCCAAAGTTTTAGTTTAGTAGGTCAACCCAGGGGTAAGAGTAAATCATTGAGAGAAATTTACCAGAGCGCAGGGATTCAAAAAAACAGTCGTATCGGCATTATAGGATGGAAATATTTTATTCCAATTGAATGTACCAATCCTTCTAAAATCTTTGAAATTCCTTATTATCTCGTACAAGAATTAATAAATTTGGTTAATTGTGAAAATCTTAAGAATGCTTCCGACCTCATGATTCATCCTGATTATGGGGTAAGAGTTTCTCTGGATGTTAAAGAGCTAATTTATCACGAGATTTCTGGTACCAAGGCTTCTCGAAAAGTTTTACAAACCCTTCAAAACCTCCAAGTTGGTGAAAGTGAAATTGATGCCTCTCGCCATCTTGCCATAGATGGCGATCCTATGAGTACCCATCCTAACATTAATTTCGGTTTAGAAAATGTTTTACCTGGTTTGAAAAGCCCAACCTATCATAAGAGGTTAGAACTTGGTGAAATTATAAATATTTGCATGGGATATCGTCGTGCCTTGGTTGCGAGAACCGGGCTCTATGTTAGGAAAAAAGAAGAAGTACCGCTGAAAATGAAAGGAATTCTTGAGAATTTTTACGCTCCCTATTTTCAAGCACTCTGTAACTGGTATGAAGCGCTCCATATTGGAGCCTCTGGAGATCAAGTATTCCAGGCAGTCAAAAAGTCAATCGGTGATTTTAAAGAGTTTGGCATCGGTTTAAATCCAGGCCACCTGACTCATACCGAGGAATGGACCAATAGTATTTTCTTTCAGGGATCAAACCACCAGGTGAAATCGGGAATGGCTCTTCAATGCGATATTATCGCTTTTCCCGGTGAACCCTATGGAGGTGTGCACATAGAAGATGGTTTGTTTGTTGCTGATGAAGCGACCCGGGAGATCATTCGAACCCAATATCCTGATTCATGGAAGCGAATTGAACATCGACGACAAATAATGAAAGAAATATTGGGTATTGATATTGCCGATGAGGTCATGCCAACCTCAGATATTCAAGCGATGCTATTTCCCTATATGGGAAATACGAAGATTGTATTATCAAAAATTTAATTTATTAGGGGGTGATAACTAGCTTTTTTATCCAATTGATTGATAAATATAAATTTAAAAAAGAAGGATAAATAGCCTACCTAGCGCTGTATGAAGCAAAACTAATGAAGAAGGAATGGATTTTATAATAAACTCAACTTTAGCAGTTCAATAATGGTACTTTTTCTTTCAACAATCAGGCTGTGTCACAATTATTCTGTAAATTATTTACCCCCACTTGTGCTAATATTTTACAGTAATAATGGGAATAGATAACCAAAAACTGAAGATAAATGTACTATGTCCTCCACTTTCACGCTATTCTTGGTGTAATAAAGGAATTATGACGCAGCCTGAATGCTGGAGGACTATTTACAAAATAGATGAGTAGCTCTTTAATTTTCTCTTCTGAAAGGATGAAAACCTCTCTCATGGTTGATTTGAAAAGCTCAAAAAGTAACGACAACACTTCCATGAGGGTCATATCCTGAATTTAATCAAAAATAGTATAGAAATGCTCGCCAAAGGTTCGGTGGTCGGCGTTCCTTCGGGCAACGACAGCCAGCATGATGGGGCGGATAAAGACGATACTGATATGAGAGAGCAGAGCATCAAGGAAGCGAATCTGGAATTCCAGAGTAAGTTTCAAGACCGATTTTATCATCTTGAAGAAGGCATCTATCCCAGCGCTTTCCATAGAGGGTAACAATCTTGTCTTCGACAAGAAACAGATCAGCAGCAAGCAGTGCCAACCATTGAGATTTTTCTTTTAAAACATTCAAGCTAAAATAACGGTTTTAATGTAGAATGCTCGAGTAAAACCAACCAAATGCCGGATATTTGAGTAACCAAATGCATTAATAATTCAAGAATCAAGACCTGACCCCCACATAAGCCTCAGGCGTCATCCTGAGCGGTGCTTTTCCGCGTGAGGATATCATCTTTTTGTCTTATTAATGTTTTTCCAATTACAAATATTATTATTAATACAAGAATAAAGGCCTAGCACTAAAAAATATTTTCAATAGAGATGATCTTGAACTCATATTATCCCAGCAGATATCTAGATGCAATAAAAAACCGAAGGTAGCATTTCAAGAGCTCATTTGGACCTAATCCCTTAGATTACAAACCCTATTAAGCCACTCCCCCCGCTTCAAAAAA
Protein-coding sequences here:
- a CDS encoding DUF3160 domain-containing protein, whose product is MKSNKSIFIIFFLVLLVSTVGFTEEQVITPQELEGKTLPQIYMMRNEIFAKRGRPFKTYELNNYFRSKDWYQIGVNEDGTVTYSDDRLTEIDRKNIEALLEKEKELLQQNFIEINGMKKINTDNIINLWQFGELASEDLERLSQFGFTIFPCRYPDPESEDVEWQPAPYEQFFWLYENNNYYGVANFITTDAILQLYHIFFDFTLRNLESEKLFPVVKELTNQMLELSKSLFEKAENKDIQRAALRNIAYFAVPQLFLNKSEASYPHGIQDIIQSEIDKSLGAVGRENSEIFNPDFNPDIKHDMDYSQFIIRGHYTRSEELKRYFMALMWYGQNYFLADQQTDLLQSLIITKQLFDNSYNNSKLIDLWETIYEPTVFYVGLSDDLGPQEYKIILDTVYGENTPYEDLADPIKLAEAQKMAEEIYSKKKRIKTELYLIPSTAQFRFMGQRYIPDSEILQRLTKWTDTVPRIPLRPFPKGLDVMAVLGSRLATKIALEEHQIEGNIWKEYPENLEKIIMEFTHLTANDWKTNLYYNWLYCLKSLLQLKNGYDYPFYMRNQAWEKKSLITSLASWSQLRHDVILYGSPSGAEKGGWEDWIPDPPKCQVEANPEFFSRMLELLTHSRDGLQQRGLLTKPMQEKFEKFIDLVEFLYQVSLKEVTNQPITSEEHEELYTFGALLENLTISVMTDDESISNWFEIQSDTDKNVAVIADIHTAQIEVEENGQKIEKNLALEVGVGPVYEIYVVTEVDGYLKLTRGATFSYFEFLHPADDRLTDEKWQAMLKAGTNPPPPNWTQGFFSSQYPPEIPRLEYIYYFD
- a CDS encoding LacI family DNA-binding transcriptional regulator, whose amino-acid sequence is MDKNHNKKLKRRATLFDVAKLSGVSTGTISRILNNHHSVSEESRKKVEEAIKKLNYVPLSAARSLAKGVSNTIMLSIIEENPILPSTWRYELPVVQGIYDYLKKTSYNLQIGISFVEEAQKSKFFENLIKDKYIDGLLILGSWPINYRSLLYLEDRSIPYVLIGCKSTVPTRVEINFDNHGAIVQVIDYLVQLGHTKFALIGGFADQLHMVDRANGFRDALTKRNLRIYENLIKFGDYQIESGYQLMLGLFNEYPKPTAIICGNDFMAAGVIKAIHDKGYKVPEDISVVGFDDNEVAKVISPPLTTIRVPVFEMGSLAVEKLCTMVQSNRKLKEITILPCETIIRSSTGKSKEK